A genomic region of Nostoc sp. UHCC 0702 contains the following coding sequences:
- a CDS encoding Uma2 family endonuclease translates to MSVQLLRRKFTVEQYHKMVESGILAEDDRVELIRGEIIEMSPIGTKHAACVNRLVNLLVQLLGKRVIVAAQNPIALNNKSEPQPDVALLKPRDDFFATAHPQPQDIFLLIEVSDSTVMYDREEKIPLYAEANIIEVWLIDINEQIVEVYQQPTAAGYQHMQKFTSGESLLISAFPDVNITANEIFGR, encoded by the coding sequence ATGTCTGTACAATTGCTAAGACGGAAATTCACAGTTGAGCAATATCATAAGATGGTTGAGTCGGGAATTCTCGCTGAAGATGACCGAGTGGAATTGATTCGGGGAGAGATTATTGAGATGTCGCCCATTGGGACAAAACACGCTGCTTGTGTAAATCGACTCGTTAATTTGTTGGTGCAGCTGTTGGGTAAACGCGTTATAGTTGCTGCTCAAAATCCCATTGCGTTGAACAATAAATCAGAACCTCAGCCAGATGTGGCATTACTTAAACCCCGTGATGATTTCTTTGCCACTGCACACCCCCAACCCCAGGATATTTTTTTACTCATTGAAGTATCTGATTCGACTGTGATGTATGACCGGGAAGAGAAAATTCCTTTATATGCAGAAGCTAACATTATTGAAGTTTGGTTAATAGATATTAACGAGCAAATTGTGGAAGTTTATCAACAACCAACAGCCGCAGGATATCAGCATATGCAAAAGTTCACTAGCGGTGAAAGTCTATTAATTTCAGCTTTCCCTGATGTGAATATTACCGCCAATGAAATCTTTGGCAGATAA